In Nymphaea colorata isolate Beijing-Zhang1983 chromosome 5, ASM883128v2, whole genome shotgun sequence, one genomic interval encodes:
- the LOC126410070 gene encoding probable LRR receptor-like serine/threonine-protein kinase At1g05700: MAGSVVLFSGLCIAIQIFSGFADKLFLSIDCGEPTGTRTDKLGIKWVGDGDYISTGKTAEVQVSNSYYQEDTTLRYFPYQKKSCYVIPGVARGRKHMVRASFFYGNYDGKSSPPSFRLQFDGNRWADVNTSSSESKYWEVIYAPKRDNISICVAQTSLNQTPFISALEVKEFERGMYETEDTDDVLRRWQRVAFGAKGFVRYPDDPYDRYWHPSGEFDGVVTVARDNMSFIKNFTDVPGLALAHAITAASGNATTLTVPSSETDLEDATYYYNFYFSEVLEAAYQNKSRSFDFLVDGQKLNTNGSIIPPYQSDEWTLYNHVGRSLTAGSNISLVNTPDASLPPILNAMELFKLIKSGLTNGTNENDVKALEVLQGPYQQLQSWAGDPCLPLGFTWDWLNCNMDDLPRVTELHLNSSGLHGILPDFSGLTALQIIELSNNSLSGQIPEFLGTFPHLKEL, from the exons ATGGCAGGATCCGTGGTCCTTTTTTCCGGCCTATGCATTGCGATCCAAATTTTCTCAGGATTTGCTGACAAGC TGTTTTTGAGCATCGATTGCGGAGAACCGACGGGTACGCGCACGGACAAACTGGGCATCAAATGGGTCGGCGACGGCGACTATATTAGCACAGGAAAAACAGCGGAAGTCCAGGTTAGCAATTCATACTACCAAGAAGACACGACGCTCCGTTACTTTCCCTACCAAAAGAAGAGCTGCTACGTGATACCAGGCGTGGCGAGGGGAAGGAAGCACATGGTAAGGGCATCCTTCTTCTATGGCAACTACGACGGGAAGTCATCGCCACCATCCTTCCGTCTTCAATTCGATGGGAACCGTTGGGCGGATGTAAACACTTCATCCAGCGAATCCAAGTATTGGGAAGTGATTTATGCGCCCAAGAGAGACAACATCAGCATCTGTGTTGCTCAGACGTCGCTCAACCAGACACCCTTCATCTCTGCTCTCGAAGTTAAGGAATTTGAGCGGGGAATGTATGAAACGGAGGACACGGACGATGTCCTCCGTCGTTGGCAGAGGGTAGCCTTTGGAGCGAAGGGCTTCGTCAG GTATCCTGATGACCCTTATGATCGTTATTGGCATCCAAGTGGTGAGTTCGACGGCGTAGTGACTGTGGCGAGAGATAACATGAGCTTCATCAAAAACTTCACGGATGTTCCGGGACTGGCATTAGCCCACGCCATAACAGCAGCGTCGGGCAATGCGACGACTCTGACAGTCCCATCGTCGGAGACGGATTTGGAAGATGCTACATATTACTATAATTTCTATTTCTCCGAAGTGTTAGAGGCAGCTTACCAAAATAAGAGCAGGTCTTTCGATTTCCTTGTTGATGGCCAAAAGCTTAACACCAACGGTTCTATAATCCCACCTTATCAGTCAGATGAGTGGACTCTCTACAATCACGTCGGTCGGAGCCTAACTGCTGGATCAAACATTTCCTTGGTCAACACACCAGATGCCTCCCTTCCTCCAATCCTCAATGCCATGGAACTTTTTAAATTGATCAAGAGTGGACTTACAAATGGAACCAACGAAAATGATG TGAAGGCATTGGAGGTGTTGCAGGGTCCGTATCAACAACTTCAGTCTTGGGCAGGTGATCCATGTCTTCCTCTAGGATTCACTTGGGACTGGCTCAACTGCAACATGGACGATCTACCACGAGTGACTGAACT GCACCTTAATAGTTCAGGCTTGCACGGCATCCTTCCAGACTTCAGCGGCCTGACTGCGCTTCAGATAAT TGAATTGAGTAACAACAGCTTGAGTGGACAGATCCCAGAGTTCTTGGGAACATTTCCTCACTTGAAAGAGCTGTGA
- the LOC126410067 gene encoding uncharacterized protein At1g24485-like — translation MIRASFFYGNYDGKSSPPSFDLQFDGNHWASVTTSLDTSLYWEVIYAPKRGNISVCVAQTSLNQTSFISALEVKEFERGMYETEDTDDVLRRWQRVAFGAKGFLRYPDDPYDRYWHPSGEIDGVVTVARDNMSFIKNFTDIPGLALAHAITPASSNATILTVPSSEMGLEENTYYYNFYFSEVLEAAYQNKSRSFDFLVDGEKLNSNGSIIPPYQSDEWTLYNHVGRSLTAGSNISLVNTPDASLPPILNAMELFNHKGNILCTFSI, via the exons ATGATAAGGGCATCCTTCTTCTACGGCAACTACGACGGGAAGTCGTCGCCACCATCCTTCGATCTTCAATTTGATGGGAACCATTGGGCCAGCGTGACAACTTCATTAGACACCTCCCTTTATTGGGAAGTGATTTATGCGCCCAAGAGAGGCAACATCAGCGTCTGTGTTGCTCAGACGTCGCTCAACCAGACATCCTTCATCTCTGCTCTCGAAGTTAAGGAATTTGAGCGGGGAATGTATGAAACGGAGGACACGGACGACGTCCTCCGTCGTTGGCAGAGGGTAGCCTTTGGAGCGAAGGGCTTCCTCAG GTATCCTGATGACCCTTATGATCGTTATTGGCATCCAAGTGGTGAGATCGACGGCGTAGTGACTGTGGCGAGAGATAACATGAGCTTCATCAAAAACTTCACGGATATTCCGGGACTGGCATTAGCCCACGCCATAACTCCAGCGTCAAGCAATGCGACGATTCTGACAGTCCCATCGTCGGAGATGGGTTTGGAAGAAAATACATATTACTATAATTTCTATTTCTCCGAAGTGTTAGAGGCAGCTTACCAAAATAAGAGCAGGTCTTTCGATTTCCTTGTTGATGGCGAAAAGCTTAACAGCAACGGTTCTATAATCCCACCTTATCAGTCAGATGAGTGGACTCTCTACAATCACGTCGGTCGGAGCCTGACTGCTGGATCAAACATTTCCTTGGTCAACACACCAGATGCCTCCCTTCCACCAATCCTCAATGCCATGGAACTTTTTAATCATAAAGGAAATATTTTATGTACTTTTTCCATTTGA
- the LOC116254405 gene encoding uncharacterized protein LOC116254405, with translation MALIPMLNLKQRNGVCEVGPPPTACQMQDLNPPILRRLDRIFLSPELFFVFPSSSLVFGLRHLSDHAMLLLSLLRGRAGIGHTRFRFEIWWLCDESFVGTVPNWWTRAANGRWATFRLLRKLHSIRRETLVWKLIFWSSKFLKVTDWDEEIMSLQASDNISADQSSHLLCLQCLAQEWRIMESIHWQQRSRLGWLAHGDQNSTFFHLTASQRCRQTLLQSMGIGGRVFLGDDILPVLSAHFQDFYSKPLRFYAMLSDFHLSSLSVSYAIALEWPFQHQEIKNAVCALGSEFNQDTCVLVPKRPNPTDVTQFRPISILGTPYKIIAKLLSLWLAPVMSSVINPFQVAFIKGRRLREAVVLANEVVHSLYCLRVLSFILKLDISKAFDSVSWEFQGKLLSLPDRITLAKHCLASVPLHALSVFQPSVAVLRRFDKLIHKFVWDGDRPSDRLTH, from the exons ATGGCTCTAATACCAATGTTGAATCTTAAGCAGCGGAACGGCGTCTGTGAAGTAGGTCCACCACCAACAGCGTGTCAAATGCAAGACCT GAACCCTCCGATCCTTCGTAGGTTGGACCGTATCTTCCTCTCGCCTGagttgttctttgtttttccttcatcCTCCTTGGTTTTTGGTTTGAGGCACTTGTCTGATCATGCTATGCtgctcctttcccttcttcgggGTAGGGCTGGTATCGGGCACACCAGGTTTCGTTTTGAGATTTGGTGGCTCTGTGATGAATCATTTGTAGGTACCGTCCCTAATTGGTGGACTCGTGCAGCCAATGGTAGGTGGGCTACTTTCAGGCTCTTGCGGAAGTTGCACTCCATCAGAAGGGAGACACTCGTCTGGAAGCTCATTTTCTGGAGCAGCAAATTTTTGAAAGTGACCgattgggatgaggagatcatGTCCCTTCAGGCCTCTGATAATATTTCTGCGGATCAGTCTTCCCATCTCCTTTGTCTGCAGTGTCTTGCCCAGGAATGGCGGATTATGGAGTCTATCCATTGGCAGCAACGCTCTAGGCTGGGTTGGCTCGCGCATGGGGACCAAAACTCTACATTCTTCCACTTGACCGCCTCTCAGAGGTGCCGTCAgacgttgctccagtccatgggTATCGGGGGCAGagtttttcttggtgatgacatcCTCCCGGTCCTGAGCGCTCATTTTCAGGATTTCTACTCTAAACCCCTTCGCTTCTATGCCATGCTGTCGGATTTtcacctctcctctctctctgtctcttatGCGATCGCTCTTGAGTGGCCCTTCCAAcaccaagagatcaagaacgCGGTCTGCGCCCTTGGCTCTG AATTCAATCAAGACACCTGCGTCCTGGTGCCTAAGCGCCCTAACCCTACGGACGTCACCCAGtttcgcccgatctccatcCTAGGCACgccttacaagattattgctaagttgctcTCTTTGTGGCTTGCGCCTGTCATGTCATCAGTCATTAACCCCTTTCAGGTTGCTTTCATCAAGGGTCGGCGTCTGCGGGAGGCGGTTGTCCtagccaatgaggttgttcactcccttTACTGTCTACGAGTACTTTCattcatccttaagttggacatctctaaggctTTTGACTcagttagttgggagttccag GGAAAGCTGCTTTCTCTTCCAGATCGGATTACTCTGGCTAAGCACTGCCTTGCGTCGGTTCCTCTCCATGCTTTGTCTGTCTTTCAGCCTTCTGTGGCTGTTTTGCGTAGGTTTGATAAGCTTATTCATAAGTTTgtttgggatggtgatcgaccttcagatcgcCTCACGCATTGA